A single Brassica rapa cultivar Chiifu-401-42 chromosome A04, CAAS_Brap_v3.01, whole genome shotgun sequence DNA region contains:
- the LOC103865331 gene encoding protein NUCLEAR FUSION DEFECTIVE 4 isoform X1, which produces MERVNTKWVAAAASIWIQSFSGATYTFAIYSSILKSSQSYDQSTLDFVSVFKDIGGTLGIFSGLLYTAMASTPHGRGRGPWVVVFVGLVQWFLGFFFMWASVVGLIPKPPVAVMCLFVFLAGHSLPFFNTASVVTAARNFSDYGGTAVGIMQGFLGLSGAILIQLYHAVSGEGNPATFILLLAIVPTLVIFLTMPFVRVYETVRTSDKKHLDGLSVISLIIAAYLMLVITVQNVLGLTRSVQILSFVLVLLLLASPLLVAVRALREEKQMALDHPVLDTSVFLISPSSNIFPDGDHVVREDSNILEAMSTVNFWLLFLAMLCGMGSGFATINNIRQIGESLRYSTVQLNSLVSLWSIWNFLGRFGAGYISDTFLHKHSWPRPVFMAITLGVMAVGHIVVASGLQGSLYVGSVLIGMAYGSQWSLMPTITSEIFGIRHMGTIYFTISIAGPVGSYLLSVKVIGYFYDKVASEVDNSCCGSQCFRTSFVIMASVALFGSLVASVLLFRTKKFYKKLVAKRSLK; this is translated from the exons ATGGAGAGAGTAAACACTAAGTGGGTTGCAGCAGCAGCTAGCATATGGATTCAAAGCTTCAGCGGAGCGACATACACCTTCGCTATCTACTCTTCTATCCTCAAGTCATCTCAATCTTATGACCAATCTACCCTCGACTTCGTCTCCGTCTTCAAAGACATCGGTGGTACTCTAGGCATCTTCTCCGGTCTCCTCTACACTGCCATGGCTTCCACGCCGCACGGTCGTGGTCGTGGGCCGTGGGTTGTCGTTTTCGTTGGGTTGGTTCAGTGGTTTCTCGGGTTCTTTTTCATGTGGGCTTCCGTGGTTGGGCTCATACCCAAGCCCCCTGTGGCGGTGATGTGCTTGTTCGTGTTCTTGGCTGGTCACTCGCTGCCGTTTTTTAATACGGCTAGTGTTGTCACCGCCGCACGTAACTTCTCTGATTACGGTGGGACTGCTGTCGGAATTATGCAG GGGTTTCTAGGTCTAAGTGGAGCTATTCTGATTCAGTTGTACCATGCGGTCTCCGGTGAAGGTAACCCTGCTACTTTCATTCTTCTCCTGGCTATAGTACCAACCCTTGTCATCTTCTTAACCATGCCTTTCGTAAGAGTCTATGAAACGGTCCGAACTAGTGACAAGAAACACTTGGATGGTCTCTCTGTCATCTCTTTGATCATCGCCGCCTATCTTATGCTCGTTATAACGGTCCAAAACGTTCTCGGTTTAACACGGTCCGTGCAGATTCTCTCCTTCGTCCTTGTGCTTTTACTGCTCGCCTCTCCTCTCTTGGTTGCTGTAAGAGCCCTCCGTGAAGAAAAGCAGATGGCCCTGGATCATCCTGTTCTTGACACATCCGTCTTCCTCATCTCTCCTAGTTCAAACATTTTCCCTG ATGGAGATCATGTGGTTAGAGAAGACTCAAACATATTAGAAGCAATGAGCACAGTGAACTTCTGGCTACTCTTCTTGGCAATGCTATGTGGGATGGGATCCGGATTCGCGACAATAAACAACATTAGACAAATAGGCGAGTCTCTACGCTACTCTACCGTTCAGCTCAACTCTCTGGTCTCTCTCTGGAGCATATGGAACTTCCTAGGCCGGTTCGGAGCCGGTTACATCTCAGACACGTTCTTACACAAACACAGCTGGCCAAGACCGGTCTTCATGGCGATAACTCTAGGCGTTATGGCTGTAGGACACATTGTAGTGGCCTCTGGTTTACAAGGCAGCCTCTATGTTGGTTCGGTTTTGATCGGTATGGCTTATGGTTCGCAATGGTCGCTCATGCCGACGATCACGTCAGAGATATTTGGGATCAGGCATATGGGAACTATTTACTTCACGATATCGATTGCTGGTCCTGTCGGATCGTATCTTTTGTCGGTGAAAGTGATTGGTTACTTTTATGACAAGGTAGCTTCTGAGGTTGATAATTCTTGCTGTGGAAGTCAGTGTTTTAGGACGTCGTTTGTGATCATGGCGTCTGTGGCTCTCTTTGGCTCTTTGGTTGCTTCTGTGCTGTTGTTCCGCACAAAGAAATTTTATAAGAAGCTTGTAGCTAAGAGGAGCTTGAAGTAG
- the LOC103865333 gene encoding pentatricopeptide repeat-containing protein At2g34400, producing MLRPEKLVFSISRQYQSLKPTQLDEPRPRDLARDFLCLLKKCVSANQIREIQAQMLSNSVYKPNFLIPKAVELGDFNYASSLFSATEQPNHYSYNFMIRGLTNTWRDHGAALSLYRRMKYSDLKPDNFTYNFVFVACGNLPEIGVGRSVHSSLFKVGLERDEHVNHSLITMYAKCGYVDSARKVFDEITERDMVSWNSMISGYLLAGCAKDAVGLFRKMEEEGVEPDEWTLVSVLGACGHLGDLKTGRLLEEIAVRRKIGLSTFLGSKLISMYGKCGELDEARRVFNQMVNKDRVAWNAMITVYSQNGRSSEAIKLFREMEGSRVSPDAVTFSTVLSACGSVGALELGKRIETYALETGLQHNIYVATGLVDMYGKCGSIEEALRVFEAMPVKNEATWNAMISAYAHHGQAQGALSLFDRMSVPPSDVTFVGVLSACVHAGLVDQGRRYFHEMSSTFGLVPKIEHYTNAIDLLSRAGMLEEAWELMEKFPGKPDEIMLGAILGACQKRRDVVVGGKAMGMLMEMEEAKNAGNYVISSKVYAEMKMWDECAKTRALMRERGVVKTPGCSWIEMDGELMEFNAGSDCLECGKEDSGSLYGLLVEEMKSERYDCLQLW from the exons ATGCTCAGACCAGAGAAACTAGTGTTCTCCATTTCCCGCCAATATCAATCACTCAAACCTACACAACTCGACGAACCACGACCCCGCGATCTCGCGAGAGACTTTCTCTGCCTGCTAAAAAAATGCGTCTCCGCGAACCAAATCCGAGAGATCCAAGCCCAGATGCTATCAAACTCCGTCTACAAACCAAACTTTCTGATCCCCAAAGCCGTCGAGCTCGGAGACTTCAACTACGCATCTTCCCTCTTCTCCGCGACGGAACAACCAAACCACTACTCCTACAACTTCATGATCCGTGGCCTTACCAACACGTGGCGCGATCACGGAGCCGCTCTCTCGCTCTACCGCCGGATGAAGTATTCCGATTTAAAGCCCGACAATTTCACTTACAATTTCGTCTTCGTCGCGTGTGGGAATCTTCCCGAGATCGGGGTCGGTAGATCTGTTCACTCGTCGTTGTTCAAAGTTGGGTTGGAGAGAGACGAACACGTGAATCACTCCTTGATCACCATGTATGCGAAATGTGGTTATGTTGATAGTGCACGGAAGGTGTTCGACGAAATTACTGAGAGAGATATGGTGTCGTGGAACTCGATGATCTCTGGGTATTTGCTTGCGGGTTGTGCTAAAGACGCGGTGGGTTTGTTTAGGAAGATGGAGGAGGAAGGAGTTGAGCCTGATGAGTGGACGTTGGTGAGTGTGTTGGGTGCTTGTGGGCATTTGGGGGATTTGAAAACTGGTAGATTGCTGGAGGAGATAGCTGTGAGGAGGAAGATTGGGTTGAGCACTTTCCTTGGGTCTAAGTTGATCAGTATGTATGGAAAATGCGGCGAGTTGGATGAGGCTAGAagggtttttaatcagatggttaACAAGGACCGTGTTGCTTGGAATGCTATGATCACTGT ATACTCGCAAAACGGGAGGTCAAGCGAAGCTATTAAGCTGTTTCGtgaaatggaaggttccagagTTTCCCCGGACGCTGTCACATTTTCAACGGTGCTGTCTGCTTGTGGTTCAGTTGGAGCTCTTGAGTTAGGCAAACGGATCGAGACATACGCTTTGGAAACAGGTCTGCAACATAACATCTATGTAGCCACAGGACTAGTTGATATGTACGGAAAGTGCGGAAGTATAGAGGAAGCTCTAAGAGTATTTGAAGCAATGCCGGTGAAAAATGAAGCTACTTGGAACGCTATGATATCTGCTTACGCCCATCATGGACAAGCTCAAGGAGCGCTCTCGCTGTTTGATCGAATGTCAGTTCCTCCAAGCGATGTTACATTCGTGGGAGTGCTCTCTGCTTGTGTGCACGCGGGTCTGGTCGACCAAGGCCGTCGATACTTCCATGAGATGAGTTCCACGTTCGGGTTGGTTCCGAAAATCGAGCATTACACGAACGCAATCGACCTCCTATCTCGCGCGGGGATGTTAGAGGAGGCATGGGAGTTGATGGAGAAGTTTCCCGGGAAGCCAGACGAGATCATGTTGGGAGCAATACTTGGAGCGTGTCAGAAGAGAAGAGATGTGGTGGTTGGAGGGAAAGCGATGGGGATGTTGATGGAGATGGAAGAGGCGAAGAACGCAGGGAACTATGTTATATCTTCCAAGGTTTACGCTGAGATGAAGATGTGGGATGAATGTGCGAAGACGAGGGCgttgatgagagagagaggtgtaGTTAAGACACCAGGATGTAGCTGGATAGAGATGGACGGTGAGTTAATGGAGTTTAATGCAGGAAGCGATTGTTTAGAGTGTGGCAAGGAAGATTCAGGGTCGTTGTACGGTTTGTTGGTAGAGGAGATGAAAAGCGAAAGGTATGATTGTCTTCAGCTGTGGTAA
- the LOC103865330 gene encoding uncharacterized protein LOC103865330, whose translation MQRKMEIANTKWVAAAASIWIQSFTGASYTFGIYSSLLKSSQSYDQSTLDTVSVCKDIGANVGILSGLFYTAVASGRSGNGRFFSGPWVVIFVGLLQWFVGYGFIWMATSGVIERPPVAVMCFFMFLAGHCQPFFNTAIVVTAVRNFSDYGGTAVGIMKGYIGLSGAVLVQMYHIFCKGDPTNYLLLLAVVPSLLILTTMPFVRTYDTVIANDKKHLNGLSTISLIIVTYLMIVILVENIIGMSMTMKICSFTILVLLLASPLLVAVRAHREEKDRFMSLDFPVTEKTTLLDAPKLNPSPDVNVVMSNDMDVLQAIRTTNFWLLFTAMLCGMGSGLATVNNIRQVGESLRYSTVQLNSLVSLWSIWNFLGRFGSGYISDAYLHSHGWPRPVFMAITLTLMAIGHVVMASGLLGSLYIGSLIVGLAYGSQWALMPTITSEIFGIRHMGTIFYTISIASPVGSYFFSVKVIGYLYDQVASVDDHSCYGNHCFSTSFVIMAAMAMLGSLVAFVLFLRTKKFYATLVAKRILK comes from the exons ATGCAGAGAAAGATGGAGATAGCAAACACAAAATGGGTGGCTGCAGCGGCGAGCATATGGATACAGAGCTTCACCGGAGCAAGCTACACCTTTGGCATCTATTCTTCTCTTCTCAAATCATCTCAATCTTACGACCAATCTACCCTTGACACTGTCTCCGTCTGCAAAGACATTGGTGCAAACGTAGGCATCCTCTCCGGTCTTTTCTACACAGCCGTTGCAAGCGGAAGAAGCGGTAACGGTCGCTTCTTTAGCGGTCCATGGGTGGTTATATTCGTTGGGCTGCTCCAATGGTTCGTAGGGTATGGTTTCATATGGATGGCTACATCTGGTGTGATCGAACGGCCTCCTGTGGCTGTGATGTGTTTCTTCATGTTCTTGGCCGGTCATTGTCAGCCGTTCTTTAATACGGCGATTGTGGTTACTGCCGTACGTAACTTCTCCGACTATGGTGGAACCGCCGTTGGTATAATGAAG ggttATATCGGGCTAAGTGGAGCTGTTCTTGTTCAAATGTACCACATCTTCTGTAAAGGTGACCCAACGAATTACCTTCTTCTCTTGGCCGTAGTACCATCACTTCTCATCTTGACGACGATGCCTTTCGTTAGAACGTACGACACAGTCATCGCCAACGACAAGAAGCACTTGAACGGTCTCTCCACCATCTCCTTGATCATCGTCACCTATCTTATGATCGTAATATTGGTTGAAAATATTATCGGAATGTCAATGACCATGAAGATATGCTCTTTCACTATTTTAGTTCTCTTGCTTGCATCTCCTCTCTTGGTCGCAGTTAGAGCACACCGTGAAGAGAAAGATAGATTCATGTCTTTGGATTTTCCGGTTACGGAGAAAACTACCTTGCTTGACGCTCCTAAGCTCAACCCTTCTCCCG ATGTTAATGTTGTCATGTCCAATGACATGGACGTCCTCCAAGCAATACGCACAACCAACTTCTGGCTCCTATTCACGGCGATGTTATGCGGAATGGGTTCAGGGCTCGCGACTGTAAACAACATCAGACAAGTGGGCGAGTCACTTCGCTACTCTACGGTTCAACTCAATTCTCTAGTGTCTCTTTGGAGTATATGGAACTTCCTAGGCCGGTTTGGGTCTGGTTACATATCAGACGCTTATCTACATAGTCATGGCTGGCCAAGACCGGTTTTCATGGCCATAACTCTAACCCTCATGGCTATAGGTCACGTTGTCATGGCCTCCGGTTTACTAGGAAGCCTATATATAGGTTCATTAATTGTTGGTTTAGCGTACGGCTCGCAATGGGCACTCATGCCAACTATAACGTCTGAAATATTCGGGATTCGTCATATGGGAACTATATTCTATACAATCTCGATAGCTAGTCCGGTTGGTTCTTACTTTTTCTCAGTGAAGGTAATAGGCTACTTGTATGACCAGGTAGCTTCTGTGGATGATCATTCTTGTTATGGGAATCATTGTTTTAGTACTTCGTTTGTGATAATGGCTGCCATGGCAATGCTTGGATCTCTTGTTGCTTTTGTGTTGTTCCTTCGTACGAAGAAGTTTTATGCAACTCTTGTGGCCAAGAGGATCTTGAAGTAA
- the LOC103865332 gene encoding seipin-3 → MEEVDKLSSFITAEKDVGVSDRVSPFLTGSNTMNGGKPENSKETTSTDHHQGDDFLREATTTDRSLLSSLATLVIKSIEFQVSLMLSFIKFPPWFIHICLSFVMDPYRTMRRGRRYLISKVVELCELGLNDDKLVLETVRRLALGLLWAVHVGIVLFAMLVSAFMISGFVISLLAREPLVVKESLSFDYTKNSPEAYVPITRVNSPNQRTEVSVSMTLPESEYNRNLGMFQVRVEFLSENGEVLATSRRPCMLRFRTEPVRLVQTFLKIAPLVSGYVSETQTLKLKLKGFAEKDVVSTACVKVMVEQRAEFRGGAGVPEIYEASLLLESELPLLKRIIWNWRRTLFVWISMCLFVTELVFALVFVRCLIIPRMGQRRQQSDGTHSINSTLNLDGSGGK, encoded by the coding sequence ATGGAAGAAGTTGACAAGCTTTCTTCTTTCATAACAGCTGAGAAGGATGTCGGTGTAAGTGACCGGGTTAGCCCGTTTCTAACCGGGTCGAATACAATGAACGGCGGGAAACCTGAAAATTCGAAAGAGACCACCTCCACTGATCATCACCAAGGCGACGACTTTCTCCGTGAAGCTACTACGACGGACCGGTCTCTCCTTAGCTCTTTAGCTACGTTAGTGATCAAGTCCATCGAGTTTCAAGTAAGTCTGATGCTCAGCTTCATAAAGTTTCCACCTTGGTTTATTCATATCTGCTTAAGCTTCGTTATGGATCCTTATCGTACGATGAGACGCGGCAGACGCTATCTAATATCAAAGGTTGTGGAGTTATGTGAGTTAGGTTTGAATGATGATAAGTTAGTGTTGGAGACTGTGCGCAGGTTAGCATTGGGCCTGTTATGGGCTGTGCACGTAGGCATCGTTTTGTTTGCCATGTTGGTGTCTGCGTTTATGATTAGTGGGTTTGTGATAAGCCTTTTGGCTCGTGAACCACTTGTGGTCAAAGAGAGTTTGAGTTTTGATTACACCAAGAATAGTCCAGAAGCATATGTGCCCATTACACGAGTTAACAGTCCGAATCAGAGGACAGAGGTCAGTGTCTCGATGACGTTACCTGAGTCTGAGTACAACAGAAACCTCGGTATGTTTCAGGTTCGTGTGGAGTTTTTATCAGAGAATGGTGAAGTCCTCGCTACTTCAAGGCGGCCGTGTATGTTGAGGTTTAGAACCGAGCCTGTCCGTCTTGTTCAGACTTTTCTGAAGATAGCTCCTCTTGTGTCTGGCTATGTTTCTGAAACGCAAACCTTGAAACTGAAGCTCAAAGGCTTTGCTGAGAAGGACGTTGTTAGTACTGCTTGCGTGAAGGTAATGGTTGAGCAACGTGCGGAGTTTCGTGGTGGAGCAGGTGTTCCAGAGATTTATGAAGCGTCTTTGTTGCTTGAATCTGAACTTCCTTTATTGAAGAGGATTATATGGAACTGGAGGAGGACTTTGTTTGTGTGGATCAGCATGTGTTTGTTTGTTACGGAACTGGTTTTCGCCTTGGTTTTCGTCAGATGTCTGATCATCCCAAGAATGGGTCAGAGGAGACAACAAAGTGATGGAACACATTCCATCAACAGTACTTTAAATCTGGATGGTTCAGGCGGGAAGTAG
- the LOC103865331 gene encoding protein NUCLEAR FUSION DEFECTIVE 4 isoform X2: MERVNTKWVAAAASIWIQSFSGATYTFAIYSSILKSSQSYDQSTLDFVSVFKDIGGTLGIFSGLLYTAMASTPHGRGRGPWVVVFVGLVQWFLGFFFMWASVVGLIPKPPVAVMCLFVFLAGHSLPFFNTASVVTAARNFSDYGGTAVGIMQGFLGLSGAILIQLYHAVSGEDGDHVVREDSNILEAMSTVNFWLLFLAMLCGMGSGFATINNIRQIGESLRYSTVQLNSLVSLWSIWNFLGRFGAGYISDTFLHKHSWPRPVFMAITLGVMAVGHIVVASGLQGSLYVGSVLIGMAYGSQWSLMPTITSEIFGIRHMGTIYFTISIAGPVGSYLLSVKVIGYFYDKVASEVDNSCCGSQCFRTSFVIMASVALFGSLVASVLLFRTKKFYKKLVAKRSLK, translated from the exons ATGGAGAGAGTAAACACTAAGTGGGTTGCAGCAGCAGCTAGCATATGGATTCAAAGCTTCAGCGGAGCGACATACACCTTCGCTATCTACTCTTCTATCCTCAAGTCATCTCAATCTTATGACCAATCTACCCTCGACTTCGTCTCCGTCTTCAAAGACATCGGTGGTACTCTAGGCATCTTCTCCGGTCTCCTCTACACTGCCATGGCTTCCACGCCGCACGGTCGTGGTCGTGGGCCGTGGGTTGTCGTTTTCGTTGGGTTGGTTCAGTGGTTTCTCGGGTTCTTTTTCATGTGGGCTTCCGTGGTTGGGCTCATACCCAAGCCCCCTGTGGCGGTGATGTGCTTGTTCGTGTTCTTGGCTGGTCACTCGCTGCCGTTTTTTAATACGGCTAGTGTTGTCACCGCCGCACGTAACTTCTCTGATTACGGTGGGACTGCTGTCGGAATTATGCAG GGGTTTCTAGGTCTAAGTGGAGCTATTCTGATTCAGTTGTACCATGCGGTCTCCGGTGAAG ATGGAGATCATGTGGTTAGAGAAGACTCAAACATATTAGAAGCAATGAGCACAGTGAACTTCTGGCTACTCTTCTTGGCAATGCTATGTGGGATGGGATCCGGATTCGCGACAATAAACAACATTAGACAAATAGGCGAGTCTCTACGCTACTCTACCGTTCAGCTCAACTCTCTGGTCTCTCTCTGGAGCATATGGAACTTCCTAGGCCGGTTCGGAGCCGGTTACATCTCAGACACGTTCTTACACAAACACAGCTGGCCAAGACCGGTCTTCATGGCGATAACTCTAGGCGTTATGGCTGTAGGACACATTGTAGTGGCCTCTGGTTTACAAGGCAGCCTCTATGTTGGTTCGGTTTTGATCGGTATGGCTTATGGTTCGCAATGGTCGCTCATGCCGACGATCACGTCAGAGATATTTGGGATCAGGCATATGGGAACTATTTACTTCACGATATCGATTGCTGGTCCTGTCGGATCGTATCTTTTGTCGGTGAAAGTGATTGGTTACTTTTATGACAAGGTAGCTTCTGAGGTTGATAATTCTTGCTGTGGAAGTCAGTGTTTTAGGACGTCGTTTGTGATCATGGCGTCTGTGGCTCTCTTTGGCTCTTTGGTTGCTTCTGTGCTGTTGTTCCGCACAAAGAAATTTTATAAGAAGCTTGTAGCTAAGAGGAGCTTGAAGTAG